One segment of Triticum aestivum cultivar Chinese Spring chromosome 2A, IWGSC CS RefSeq v2.1, whole genome shotgun sequence DNA contains the following:
- the LOC123189669 gene encoding enhancer of rudimentary homolog, translated as MAGRHTIVLVQPSPNKASRTFMDFSSLNQALDGICARYEKKIMDINPMARNFTYDITDLYNFIDGLADISALVYDHQLQAFLPYDRQWIKQKMFQHLKNQARQ; from the exons ATG GCTGGAAGGCACACCATTGTTCTCGTGCAACCATCTCCAAACAAAGCGTCCAGAACTTTTATGGACTTCAGTTCACTCAACCAAGCCCTGGATG GTATCTGTGCCCGTTATGAAAAGAAAATCATGGATATCAACCCGATGGCCAGGAACTTCACTTATGACATCACAGACCTGTACAATTTCATCGATGGCCTAGCGGACATCAGTGCCCTAGT GTATGATCATCAACTTCAAGCTTTTCTGCCGTACGACAGGCAGTGGATAAAACAGAAGATGTTCCAGCACCTCAAGAACCAGGCACGGCAGTAG